Genomic DNA from Fimbriimonas ginsengisoli Gsoil 348:
GCTCGATATCGACCAGATTCAACGAGTGGTCGTGGAAGCCGCACGTATTAACGAGCGCCTTCCTCCCTCCATCGACAAAAAGGATGTTTGCCGGCATATCGCCGGGCAAGTTGACGGTTCGACCGGCGGGAGTTAATCGCCAGCCGTTAAACAGGGTGTAGCGCGCGTGCTTGGAATCCCATCCCGGATGGATAGGCGGGGCGAAATTCCTAACGAGGCGAAGAGGAGCGGCAACCGCGAGGACTCCACCCGTCAAAAGTAGACCGTAGACAAACGCGCGCTTCATGGTGTGACCTGAGACGCAGCTTACTTCCCAGATCCCTTGGCAGGAACCATCACATACTGCGGCGCCGGCGCATTTCCGCTATCATTAACCTGCTTTTCCTTGCCGCAGGCGACAAGCACAACGCTTAAACATACGAGGGCGAGAACTAATTTGAGTTTCATGGGTGTTGGCGGTGCAGGGGTGCCAGCCAGCGGTTGACCGCAGGGAAACCCCGCGGTCGACCGCCAACTGCCAACTGAGGATCAGGGCTGATAATCCGGGCGGAACAGCGGTACATGACACTGAGAGTCAATGTAAACGAGGTTCTGAGCCGGAACGCCGGTTGCCCGATAGGTCGGAGATGTGACGAACGGATCGTCCTTGGCGCCGCCGGTTCCCGTGGGCCGCGATTTTGCGTGGCCGTCGGTGTACACCCAGTTTTCGGTCTTGCCAAACGCCCACACCGTGCCGTAGTCGATGTTTCCAAAGCCAGACTGGGTCCCGTTGGCGAAACCGGGGGAGTTGTGGTTGTCCATGTTGTTACAGCTTTCCCCTCCGCCGAAGTTGGGTCCGCTACCGCTGAAGGTGCAGGCCGCGTTCGGATCCGGACAGATGAGGAACGGGTTGGTGTAGGTGTAGCCGTTGTAGGCGGTCTTGCCGAAGCCGGGCCACCATGCCGGGGTGGTCGCCGGGGAGACGACGGCGGTCGTGCTGTAGCCGGTCATGAGACCGTTCATGCTGTAGGTGATCTTAATCGGCGCCTTGAGCTGGTTCCCCGCGCTATAGTCCCAATCGCCACCGGTGGGAGGCGAGGCGACCGATGTACCGGGCATCTGCCACATCTGGTCGCTCTTGACGTAAGCCAGCACCTCGGTGGGAGGCGTTTGATAGCCGGAGTGGACCCGCTTCTGACAGCCACCGTTGTCGGTCGCTACCGCAGACTTATTCCAGTCGGCAGGAACGTACACTCGGGAGTTGAAGTTCCACAGACCTCCGCAATCGCGGCCCGCCTGTAGCGGGAAGAGGTCATCGTTGTCGGTCCCGTAGATCATCGTAGCGGTGGCGATCTGCTTGGTATTGGAGAGGTCGGCCGTCTTCTTCGCCGCGACCTTCGCCTGGGCGAAGACGGGGAAAAGGATGGCGGCGAGGATCGCAATGATGGCGATCACTACGAGGAGTTCGATCAGTGTAAATGCTCGGGAATGCTTGGAAAGGGACATATAAAGAACCTCCGTTGGTCTTTTTGCAAATAAAACTACTCGGCGATGCCGAGTCCTGCGGTTCGATGAGATGCGAGCGGCTTCGATCGCATCGGACGGTGAACGGGAAGCCTTGGCGTCGACATTAGAGTTCAACGCCTCCGGCGCCAGGATCAAAGAGGAACGCGCGCCGGCTCGGCTCGAAAGGGTTTGGATCGAACGGAACCGGCTCAAAGCTGGCAGGAATTTCGTCTCGGGTGAGCGGAAGCTTCTCTCCGGCCATCGCGCGACACAGCTTGGCCGCCGCGAGCCGGCCGACCGCCCTGGCGTCTTGCCGAATGAGGTGGGTCCGAACGCTGGGAAAGGAAAGACTCGGCCAATCGCAAAAAGATACGATTTCGAATCGCTCTCGAACGTCGGGAGGAAGAAGATGGCAAACCTCGAGAAGAACCCCGAGGTAATGCTCGTTGACGCAAAACGCCGCCGTGATCGGCTCAGGCCCCGATGTTAGGCGGAATAGCGCATCCTCGAATAGCCGAAGCTCAACGAAGAAGTCGGCGCTGTCCCTCGCCTCGATAAAGCGGGAGAGGCTAGTTGGGTCTTCAACCCCGATTCCGGTCATCACGTCGTGGTAGGCCCGGTAACGGTCGCTAAGCGACGACATCTCCATGGCAAAAAGGCCGAAGTAAGCGATGCGCCGATGGCCCGCTCCCGTCAGATACTCCATGCCTGCTTTTGCGGCTTCGTAGTTGCCGGTGGCGACGGAAGGAAGCTTCGCGCTCGTGGGCTCGCGGTCGAGACACACCACCGGGCACACGGATTCGTTGATCTCCTCCAACCGTCGCGAAACTCGCGGATGGCCCGTTGGAAGGATCAGAATTCCGTCCACCTCTCCCACCGCTTTCGTCAGCATTTCCGCTTCCAGCACCGGATCGTTGTCGGTGGCATAAAGAACGAGCTGCCGATCGTCGCCTGCCGCCTCACGAATCCCCGCGAGCAACTTGATTTCGAGGAATCCTTCGTTCGTAGGCAAAAACAAGCCGATCTTGCCCCGCTCGGGCGTAGGTGCCTCGAGCTTAGCGACAAACGTTCCGACCCTCTCGACCCGGGTAATCAGGCCGGACGACGAGAGCTCTTGGAGAGCTCGGTGAACGGTCATTTTGGAAGCGCCAAATTCGGCGATCAGTTGTGCTTCGGTGGGCAATTTGCTTCCGGGAGCATATGCGCCGGAATTGATTCCCTCCTCAAGTCGGTCAAAAATATCTCTCCAACCAACCTTACCCTGACCACTGGTACGCGCCATTGGTCATAAGTGTATACCAGTGGTTTAGGGCAAGCCAAGCCGCTTTTACATTCCAGGTAATTAATGCAGGAAAAGATCTCTGGGAGGTCTCGCTTACTATTCCCAGCAGCCGGTGGCGCGGGCTCTCGGGACGGCTCCAAAAACCTGATAACGACGGCGCGAAGCGGCCGGATTTTTGGAAGCCCTTACGAGTGTCGGCGATGAAGCTGAGAGTTGAGGCTTCGGATGCGTTAAGGGGACGCCCGAATCGAATGCCAATCGGTCTGCCGTGCTTGAAGATGTTCGGGCAGAACGAATCTATTCCTCAACCTATTCGACTTTACATAGCTAGCTCAACAAGACCGGCAAGAGAAGCGTAAGGCCCGAAATCTTGGGCGACATAATTCGCGGATGGCATGGCGCGGCTTGATCGAACGTTACGGCGACCGACTCGATATCTCCCACGCCGTGCCGCCGGTGACGCTTTACGAGGGGAATACCCCCTTGATTCCCGCCCCAAGGCTTGCCGCTGAAATCGCACCCGGGGCCGAGTTGCACCTGAAGTACGAAGGGCTCAATCCGAGCGGGTCGTTTAAAGACCGGGGGATGACGACGGCGATCACCCAGGCCGTCTCCGAGGGAGCCCGCGCGGTTATCTGCGCATCCACCGGAAATACCGCCGCCAGCGCCGCCGCCTACGCGGCAAGGGCGGGCCTCAAGTGCGCCGTTCTGATCCCGGAAGGAAAGGTAGCTTTGGGCAAGCTCGCGGGCGCGATCGCCTACGGCGCGGATGTGATCGCGATCGAAGGATCGTTCGACGACGCGTTGCGGATGGTACGGGAGATCGCGGAAACAATGCCGATCGCCCTGGTCAACTCCGTAAATCCGGCTCGTTTGGAGGGACAGAAAACCGCCGCCTGGGAGATTACCGACCATCTTGGCGGCGTCCCCGACTGGCTATGCCTGCCGGTCGGCAACGCCGGCAACATCACCGCCTATTGGATCGGTTTTTGCCAGAACGGCGGCCCTAAGATGCCGCGCGTCTTGGGAGCGCAGGCGGCCGGCTCGGCTCCGATCGTCATGGGCCATCCAATTGAGAATCCCGACACGATCGCGACCGCGATCCGGATCGGCAACCCAGCCAGGTGGAAGCAGGCGGAAGAGGTTCTCCGGGCCTCTCACGGCATGATCCTCGCCGTGAGCGACGAGGAGATCTTGGAGGCGCAACGCCTGGTGGCTACCTTGGAGGGGGTCTATTGCGAACCCTCGTCGGCGGCCGGGCTCGCGGGACTGCGGAGAGCCGTTCGGGAAGGAACGCTCGATCCCAACGGGCTTCAGATCGCCGCCGTGCTTACCGGACACGGAATGAAAGATCCGGACACGACGATCAGGTGGCATCGATCAGAGCCTCCGATCGCGTCCACCACCGACGCGCTTCGTCAGCGGCTGGAGCGGAAATGATACGTATCCGGGTTCCGGCAACGACGGCCAATCTTGGTCCTGGCTTCGACTGCATGGGGCTTGCCCTCGACCTCTGGAATTCGTTCGAGTTCTATCCCCGAGCATCCGGCTTTGTGGTCGAATCGCACGGAGAGGGAGAAGGCCAGCTTCCGTCCGACGCGACCAATCTGATCGTCACCACGATGCTGCAGGAGATCGATCTCCTTGGAGCGGAGCGCCCGGCCGGCGCCCGCATCGTTTGCCATAACACCATTCCCGCCGCTAGCGGCCTCGGTTCCAGTTCGACGGCGACCCTCGCGGGACTGCTTTTTGCCAGCGCATGGGCGCGGCACTTGGCGGGTACCGACCCGGCGGAAATCGACCGGGCGGCGATCCTCGAGCGCGCGGTCGAGGTGGAGGGGCACGGAGACAACGTAGCCCCCGCGTTGCTCGGAGGCTTCGTCATCGTTATGCCCGATTCCTCCGGCGTCCTCACGCAGAGGATCCCGCACGTGCCGATCAAGGCGGTGGTTTGCGTGCCGGAGTTCGCCTACCTCACCTCGGAGGCACGCGCGGCACTACCGGGCTCCTATCAGAAAGCGGATGCGATTTTCAACATCGGTCGGGCGTTGCTGGTGGCAGAGGCGCTCCGCACCGGCGACGACGAGATGCTCGCCCGCGCCATGAATGACCGGATTCACGAGCCGTACCGCCTACCGGCGATCCCGGGAGCGAGCACTGCTCGCGAGCGCGCCATCGAGGCCGGGGCTATCTCCGTCCCGCTCAGCGGGGCCGGTCCTGGCCTCATCGCATTTGCCCGCCAAGGCTACGACCGGATCGGCCGCGCGATGAATACCGCTTTTCGCGAGGCGGGGCTCCAATCCCGATACTGGATACTGGATGCGACCGACCAAGGAGTTCATATTGGACGGCTTCCCGTTTAATCGCGAAAGTTCGTGCCGGATCGGACCCCCTATCCGTTGCTTTCTCGGACCTCGTCGCGCGATCATGAGTTGCGCATGGCCAAACTTTCGCCGTTCAAATTAGGGTTTGTCATCTTTTGGCGGCTCGCCCTCTTTGCGGGCGTTATTTTCTTGGTCTACTTCGGATGCCGTCCTAGGCCGGTTGTTCCGGAATTCCACCAGTACGTCGGCGATCCGCGAACCGGATGCTTCTATCCCGCGGAGACGAAGAAGCTGAGCGATCTGCCGGCAAATGACGAGGAAGGCCCGCAGAGCCACTGGGACGAGTTCGCTAGCCTGGACCAAGCCAAGAAGGCGGGCTACCATGCCTGCGCTGTTCCGCCTCACGGGTAAGCTCTTGGCGCTTCCGACGAACCACAATCGGCTCGCGGCAGATAAGGAAGGACCGATCGAATGACCGAAGTGATCATGCCCAAAATGGGAGACGGGATGGAGGAGGGAACCCTCCTCGAGTGGCTCAAGAAGGAGGGCGACAAGGTCAAGACCGGAGAGGTCATCGGGACGATCCAAACGGATAAGGCGACTCTCGAACTTGAGGCGCCAGGCACCGGAAGCCTCGCCGGATTCCTGCTGAAAGGTGGCGAGACGGTTCCCGTCGGTGTGCCGATCGCGGCCATTCTCAAGGAAGGCGAATCGCTACCCGCTGGTTGGGGTGGAAAAGATGCGATGCCCGCCGCGTCCGCAGCCGCCGAAGTTCCGGTCCCTAACGGCGCCGTGCCCGCTGCCGAAGCCGCGCCAGCGGTCAACCAGGCCGCCCCCGCTCCGGCGCCGGCCGCCGATGCGGGCCGAGTGAAAGCTTCGCCGTTGGCCCGCAAGATCGCCCAGGAGAAGGGGCTCGATCTTGGCCAGATTCAGGGCTCGGGACCCGGCGGACGAATCGTTGAGAAAGACGTGCGGGGAGCAACGCCCGCGGCCCCTGCTGCCGCTGCCGCCCCTCAGCCGGTGGCCGCGAGCGAGGAGGACGTCGTCGTACCGTTGCCCCGGCTTCGACAGATCACTGCGAAGCGCACCTTGGAAAGCAAGACCCAGGTTCCTCACTTTTACGTCACCGTCGAGGTGGATGTGGAGCGAATCATGGAGCTGCGCGAAATGTTCGAGCGAGACGGCAGCGGCAAGATCTCGATCAACGACTTCGTGGTAAAAGCTTCGGCCCTTGCCTTGCGCGACATGCCGATCGTGAACTCCGTCTTTCAGGGCGATAAGCTGCTTCAAAAGGGCGGCGTCCACGTCGGAATCGCCGTGGCCCTAGAGGACGGGCTTACCGTCCCGGTCATCAAGAATGTGGACGCGCTCTCGCTTCGTCAGATCAGTGCTCGCGCCAAGGAGCTTGCCAAGAAGGCTCGCGACAACAAGCTGGGCATGGACGAATTGCAAGGCTCGACCTTCGCGATCTCCAACATGGGAATGCTCGACGTCGATAACTTCATCGCCATCATCAACCAGCCGAACGCCGCTATCGTCGCGATCGCCTCGGTTCGAAAGAAGGTGGTCGTGGGTGAAAACGACGAGATCGAGATCCGAAGCCGAATGAACATCACCGGTTCGTTCGACCACCGCGTGGTGGACGGCGCGGTTGGAGCGAAGTTCATCAACCTGATGAAGGATTACCTCCAGAACCCGACCCGCTTGATGTCGTAGCGACGCAGCATCGGCTTTCAGCCGGGTTACGAAACCGGGAGGCTTATCGGTTGGGAGCCGATGCTACGGCCTGTACAGTCTTGTAAAGCCTCGGACTGTACTGGTTTCTGACCTCCAACCAGTCGTACAATGCGGCCATGGCGATGGTGGTGGACTCTCTACGGCTTTACGAGCGGTTGGCGGCGACGGTTCGCGGCCAGATCGAAACACGCACCTTCCGCCCCGGCGATCGGCTGCCGAGTGTGCGTGAGCTCAGCCGCTCCAGCGGGGTCAGTGTCAGCACCGTGCTGGACGCCTATCGCCTTCTGGAAGACCAGGGCCTGATTCGCCCTCGGCCGCAGTCGGGCTACTACGTGCGGGCTACCTTCTCCCCCCGAGCCGCGGAGCCCTCCCGCTC
This window encodes:
- a CDS encoding GntR family transcriptional regulator — protein: MARTSGQGKVGWRDIFDRLEEGINSGAYAPGSKLPTEAQLIAEFGASKMTVHRALQELSSSGLITRVERVGTFVAKLEAPTPERGKIGLFLPTNEGFLEIKLLAGIREAAGDDRQLVLYATDNDPVLEAEMLTKAVGEVDGILILPTGHPRVSRRLEEINESVCPVVCLDREPTSAKLPSVATGNYEAAKAGMEYLTGAGHRRIAYFGLFAMEMSSLSDRYRAYHDVMTGIGVEDPTSLSRFIEARDSADFFVELRLFEDALFRLTSGPEPITAAFCVNEHYLGVLLEVCHLLPPDVRERFEIVSFCDWPSLSFPSVRTHLIRQDARAVGRLAAAKLCRAMAGEKLPLTRDEIPASFEPVPFDPNPFEPSRRAFLFDPGAGGVEL
- a CDS encoding dihydrolipoamide acetyltransferase family protein translates to MTEVIMPKMGDGMEEGTLLEWLKKEGDKVKTGEVIGTIQTDKATLELEAPGTGSLAGFLLKGGETVPVGVPIAAILKEGESLPAGWGGKDAMPAASAAAEVPVPNGAVPAAEAAPAVNQAAPAPAPAADAGRVKASPLARKIAQEKGLDLGQIQGSGPGGRIVEKDVRGATPAAPAAAAAPQPVAASEEDVVVPLPRLRQITAKRTLESKTQVPHFYVTVEVDVERIMELREMFERDGSGKISINDFVVKASALALRDMPIVNSVFQGDKLLQKGGVHVGIAVALEDGLTVPVIKNVDALSLRQISARAKELAKKARDNKLGMDELQGSTFAISNMGMLDVDNFIAIINQPNAAIVAIASVRKKVVVGENDEIEIRSRMNITGSFDHRVVDGAVGAKFINLMKDYLQNPTRLMS
- the thrC gene encoding threonine synthase — its product is MAWRGLIERYGDRLDISHAVPPVTLYEGNTPLIPAPRLAAEIAPGAELHLKYEGLNPSGSFKDRGMTTAITQAVSEGARAVICASTGNTAASAAAYAARAGLKCAVLIPEGKVALGKLAGAIAYGADVIAIEGSFDDALRMVREIAETMPIALVNSVNPARLEGQKTAAWEITDHLGGVPDWLCLPVGNAGNITAYWIGFCQNGGPKMPRVLGAQAAGSAPIVMGHPIENPDTIATAIRIGNPARWKQAEEVLRASHGMILAVSDEEILEAQRLVATLEGVYCEPSSAAGLAGLRRAVREGTLDPNGLQIAAVLTGHGMKDPDTTIRWHRSEPPIASTTDALRQRLERK
- a CDS encoding prepilin-type N-terminal cleavage/methylation domain-containing protein translates to MSLSKHSRAFTLIELLVVIAIIAILAAILFPVFAQAKVAAKKTADLSNTKQIATATMIYGTDNDDLFPLQAGRDCGGLWNFNSRVYVPADWNKSAVATDNGGCQKRVHSGYQTPPTEVLAYVKSDQMWQMPGTSVASPPTGGDWDYSAGNQLKAPIKITYSMNGLMTGYSTTAVVSPATTPAWWPGFGKTAYNGYTYTNPFLICPDPNAACTFSGSGPNFGGGESCNNMDNHNSPGFANGTQSGFGNIDYGTVWAFGKTENWVYTDGHAKSRPTGTGGAKDDPFVTSPTYRATGVPAQNLVYIDSQCHVPLFRPDYQP
- the thrB gene encoding homoserine kinase — protein: MIRIRVPATTANLGPGFDCMGLALDLWNSFEFYPRASGFVVESHGEGEGQLPSDATNLIVTTMLQEIDLLGAERPAGARIVCHNTIPAASGLGSSSTATLAGLLFASAWARHLAGTDPAEIDRAAILERAVEVEGHGDNVAPALLGGFVIVMPDSSGVLTQRIPHVPIKAVVCVPEFAYLTSEARAALPGSYQKADAIFNIGRALLVAEALRTGDDEMLARAMNDRIHEPYRLPAIPGASTARERAIEAGAISVPLSGAGPGLIAFARQGYDRIGRAMNTAFREAGLQSRYWILDATDQGVHIGRLPV